From the genome of Dehalococcoidales bacterium, one region includes:
- a CDS encoding 2-oxoacid:acceptor oxidoreductase family protein, with protein sequence MRWHGRGGQGAVTSAELIARAAIETGGYAQAFPAFGPERRGAPVLAFDRISSGPIRSRAEVNDPNIVVVLDPRLMDAVNVTAGMEHNGLIIVNTRLNPDEISARYDNRFRVATVDANTIAREVLGVPIVNTTMMGALIKASGILKPEDLVEPLKDRFGRLAEKNINAMNRAFKETMIKEQ encoded by the coding sequence ATCCGGTGGCACGGTCGGGGTGGCCAAGGGGCGGTAACTTCAGCCGAACTTATAGCGAGAGCAGCCATCGAAACCGGTGGATATGCCCAGGCATTCCCAGCATTCGGGCCAGAAAGGCGCGGAGCGCCGGTTCTTGCCTTTGATCGAATTAGTTCCGGCCCGATACGTAGCCGTGCCGAAGTTAACGATCCGAATATTGTCGTTGTTCTCGATCCCCGCCTGATGGACGCGGTAAACGTAACAGCAGGTATGGAACACAATGGATTGATTATAGTCAACACCAGGCTTAATCCCGATGAAATCAGCGCCCGTTATGATAACCGATTCCGGGTAGCTACAGTAGATGCTAATACCATTGCCAGAGAGGTTCTGGGGGTTCCTATTGTCAATACAACCATGATGGGAGCACTTATAAAAGCCAGCGGCATATTAAAACCCGAAGATCTGGTTGAGCCTCTTAAAGACCGTTTTGGCCGTCTGGCAGAAAAGAATATTAACGCCATGAACCGGGCATTTAAAGAAACCATGATAAAGGAGCAGTAG
- the nuoE gene encoding NADH-quinone oxidoreductase subunit NuoE → MSEVSVKEEILGDILDRYNRDRGQLISILQDIQTEYNYLPREAINFVSSELGIPLSQVYSVATFFKAFSLKPRGRHTVHVCMGTACHVRGATQILEQMGNEMNVGCGGTTKDGKFTLESVNCVGACALGPVVVVDGEYAGQMTVNKIKPLLEKYD, encoded by the coding sequence ATGTCAGAAGTAAGTGTTAAAGAGGAGATCTTGGGGGATATTCTTGACAGATATAACCGAGACCGCGGACAACTCATTTCTATACTGCAGGACATACAGACTGAATACAATTATTTGCCCCGAGAAGCTATAAATTTTGTCAGCAGTGAACTTGGTATTCCTCTGAGTCAGGTTTACAGTGTTGCCACATTCTTCAAAGCATTCTCGCTTAAACCCAGAGGCCGTCATACCGTACATGTTTGTATGGGAACTGCTTGTCACGTCAGAGGTGCTACACAAATACTTGAGCAAATGGGTAATGAAATGAACGTAGGTTGTGGAGGTACCACCAAAGATGGCAAGTTTACTCTTGAAAGTGTTAACTGTGTTGGTGCATGTGCCCTTGGGCCGGTGGTTGTGGTCGACGGAGAGTATGCTGGTCAGATGACGGTTAATAAGATAAAACCGCTACTGGAGAAATATGATTAA
- a CDS encoding monovalent cation/H+ antiporter subunit D family protein, producing the protein MIEHLPALIPISLILFAFIAGILGMMKYRLSRYLAILGAVAAFGLSVTSTIHVLQTGTMSYHFGNWPPPYGIEFVMDTLTCFMVLVITGIGSILLMFPTKPGFMIDEQKSATLYTLVLLFMAGLCGMVMAGDLFNLYVFLEISSLTTFALVSIGGGKASVASFRYLIMASIGGCFYLLGVGFIYFSVGSINMADVFQLLPAVYDSPSVIGGAFLIITGLCLKMALFPFHTWLPDSDTYAPPVVAAFSAAVQIEVPAYVITRLLLNVFSQDFMVTLTPITDIIAWISAAGIIIASILAIAQNNFRRMLAYSSVAQVAYIGLGIGLANPLGIVGGIFHIMAHSLMKGSLFLIAGGLHHHNGIWNIQGFQGLGRRMPWTIGALTIAALGMIGIPPTAGFFSKWYLLLGSIDSGKWVFVAVMLISSLLNAVYFFRIIEKAFTPLNNQAASSDNPRELPGKMLAPILILATGILVAGALNVVIINNLIMPVAEGL; encoded by the coding sequence GTGATTGAACATCTCCCAGCTCTTATACCCATAAGCTTGATATTGTTTGCCTTTATTGCCGGTATACTCGGAATGATGAAGTACAGGCTTAGCCGATATTTGGCGATATTGGGAGCCGTAGCAGCGTTTGGTTTATCAGTCACCAGTACGATTCATGTTTTACAAACCGGGACTATGAGCTACCACTTTGGTAATTGGCCGCCGCCATATGGCATTGAATTTGTCATGGATACATTAACGTGTTTTATGGTGCTGGTTATCACTGGCATCGGATCCATTCTTCTCATGTTCCCTACCAAGCCTGGATTTATGATCGACGAGCAAAAAAGCGCAACCCTATATACTTTGGTATTGTTATTCATGGCCGGGTTGTGCGGAATGGTTATGGCCGGAGACCTGTTTAACCTTTATGTGTTCCTGGAAATTTCCTCACTTACAACTTTTGCGCTGGTGTCAATTGGAGGAGGAAAAGCCTCTGTTGCCAGTTTCCGATACCTGATAATGGCCAGTATCGGGGGGTGTTTTTACCTTTTGGGAGTTGGGTTTATTTACTTTTCCGTAGGGTCGATCAACATGGCAGATGTGTTTCAATTACTGCCCGCTGTATATGACTCGCCTTCTGTAATTGGCGGAGCTTTTCTCATAATAACTGGATTGTGCCTTAAAATGGCTTTATTCCCCTTTCATACATGGCTACCAGATTCTGATACATACGCCCCTCCCGTTGTTGCCGCTTTTTCGGCTGCTGTGCAGATAGAAGTCCCTGCATACGTAATCACAAGATTGCTACTGAACGTATTTTCCCAAGATTTCATGGTAACATTGACCCCAATAACTGATATCATTGCCTGGATTTCTGCTGCAGGAATTATTATTGCCTCAATATTAGCAATCGCTCAAAATAATTTCAGGCGAATGCTTGCTTATAGCAGTGTAGCCCAAGTTGCTTACATAGGTCTCGGAATCGGTCTTGCCAATCCTTTGGGAATAGTCGGTGGAATTTTCCATATTATGGCACATTCCCTAATGAAAGGAAGCTTATTTTTAATTGCAGGCGGCCTTCATCACCATAACGGTATATGGAATATCCAGGGCTTCCAAGGTCTCGGTCGGCGCATGCCTTGGACTATTGGCGCTTTGACGATCGCAGCTCTCGGAATGATCGGTATACCGCCAACTGCCGGGTTTTTTAGCAAGTGGTACCTTCTGTTAGGGAGTATTGATAGCGGCAAGTGGGTCTTTGTTGCAGTAATGTTGATAAGCAGTCTTCTGAATGCAGTTTATTTTTTCCGTATTATCGAGAAGGCATTTACCCCGCTAAATAACCAGGCAGCATCCTCTGATAATCCTCGGGAGCTTCCAGGAAAAATGCTGGCTCCTATTTTAATCCTCGCAACGGGAATCCTGGTAGCCGGAGCATTAAATGTCGTTATAATAAATAACCTGATTATGCCGGTGGCGGAAGGCTTATAG
- a CDS encoding 4Fe-4S binding protein: MAKPDNELTWQDIEIGAIVTTPGNASQYRTGDWRSQRPEYIFDRCIKCGVCAIYCPEGCINQNKEGFFEADMFYCKGCGICATECPVYVISMTEEVE; the protein is encoded by the coding sequence TTGGCTAAACCAGACAACGAACTTACCTGGCAAGACATTGAAATAGGGGCTATAGTCACGACCCCAGGCAATGCCAGCCAGTATCGCACTGGCGACTGGCGTTCCCAGCGGCCAGAGTACATATTTGATCGATGTATCAAATGTGGAGTATGTGCCATTTATTGCCCCGAAGGCTGCATAAATCAAAACAAGGAAGGCTTTTTTGAGGCTGATATGTTCTATTGTAAAGGGTGCGGCATCTGCGCCACTGAATGCCCCGTATATGTAATTAGTATGACAGAGGAGGTTGAATAA
- a CDS encoding Na+/H+ antiporter subunit E: MMTNKENQNIPKVPKGKIAVLFSLLLQFVPLYALWLVLSEHYQPFYLISGALICGFIVFFNHEMFADFLPTDRNSMLTMQSAFRTAFNLMKYLPWLVFQIIRDNLLVAYLVIHPKMPIDPRLLSFKTGYHRSASQVILANSITLSPGTMTILLENNHYLIHALIPSSCDNLTSGETQARVAKIFNEAPEKAPKSVCGYTFEEVE, encoded by the coding sequence ATGATGACCAATAAGGAAAACCAGAATATTCCAAAGGTGCCTAAAGGCAAAATCGCGGTCTTATTCAGTCTGCTACTGCAGTTTGTTCCGCTATATGCTTTATGGCTGGTACTATCAGAACATTACCAGCCATTTTATCTGATCAGCGGAGCATTGATATGCGGATTTATTGTATTCTTTAACCACGAAATGTTTGCCGATTTTCTCCCAACGGATCGAAACAGTATGCTTACCATGCAGTCCGCTTTCCGGACTGCATTTAATCTGATGAAGTACCTTCCATGGCTTGTGTTTCAAATTATTAGAGATAATCTGCTTGTCGCCTATCTGGTTATCCATCCGAAGATGCCAATCGATCCCAGACTGCTAAGTTTTAAAACAGGGTACCACCGGTCAGCTAGCCAGGTTATTCTGGCAAATTCCATCACTCTTTCTCCGGGCACGATGACCATTTTGCTGGAAAACAATCATTACCTGATTCACGCGCTAATTCCCTCCTCTTGTGATAATCTCACCAGCGGAGAGACCCAGGCAAGGGTCGCAAAAATCTTTAATGAGGCACCAGAAAAAGCTCCCAAATCGGTATGTGGCTATACGTTTGAGGAAGTGGAATAG
- a CDS encoding transketolase C-terminal domain-containing protein, with protein sequence MAKRVGIETSIAISEVAAACDVDVVAAYPITPQTHIVEHLADLVANGELDAEYIPVESEHSAMSACLGSAASGARTFTASAGQGLELMHEVLFVASAMRLPVVMAVTNRAVSSPLSVWGDHSDVMAARDVGWIQLFVENGQEAVDNIICAFRMGEDPNVLLPVMVNLDGFHLSHMIEPIIIPEKEEVSRFLPPNNYPLPLHPDKPVAMGDFAPPFIFTEAKWAQEVNLKNSYDTIIKTWHEFGQQFGRYYQPVEQYLTDEADTLLLTMGSFSETAMTAIDSLREQGHKVGLVRIRLWRPFPFEELRKAVGGVKTLIVLDRAISTGGPGGPVASEVKAALYNEPKKPAIVSFVGGLGGRDITREGFETIILRGQEIARNGSPNEYEIFGVRK encoded by the coding sequence ATGGCTAAAAGAGTCGGTATTGAAACCTCCATAGCAATCAGCGAAGTAGCCGCTGCTTGCGATGTAGACGTGGTAGCCGCATATCCGATTACACCACAAACTCACATCGTGGAACATCTGGCCGACCTGGTTGCAAATGGCGAGCTTGACGCAGAATATATTCCCGTTGAATCAGAGCACTCTGCCATGAGTGCGTGTCTGGGCTCAGCTGCATCAGGAGCCAGAACTTTTACAGCTTCGGCAGGGCAGGGTCTCGAGCTAATGCATGAAGTTCTATTTGTAGCCAGCGCGATGAGGCTGCCAGTAGTTATGGCGGTTACCAACCGCGCTGTTTCATCTCCTCTAAGTGTTTGGGGTGACCATTCAGACGTGATGGCTGCCCGAGATGTAGGATGGATTCAGTTATTTGTTGAAAATGGACAGGAAGCCGTTGATAATATAATCTGCGCCTTCAGGATGGGCGAAGATCCCAACGTGTTACTTCCAGTGATGGTAAACCTTGATGGGTTCCATCTATCTCATATGATAGAACCCATTATTATCCCTGAAAAAGAAGAAGTAAGTCGGTTTTTACCCCCAAACAACTACCCATTACCGCTTCATCCCGATAAGCCAGTAGCCATGGGGGACTTCGCGCCACCCTTCATCTTTACCGAGGCAAAATGGGCACAAGAAGTCAATCTAAAAAATTCATATGACACAATAATAAAAACCTGGCATGAATTCGGCCAGCAATTTGGCCGTTATTATCAGCCTGTTGAGCAATATCTTACAGATGAAGCTGACACCTTGCTGCTTACAATGGGGAGCTTCAGTGAAACTGCCATGACGGCTATTGACAGTCTGCGCGAACAAGGCCATAAGGTTGGCTTGGTGCGCATCAGATTATGGCGCCCGTTTCCTTTTGAGGAGCTAAGAAAGGCCGTTGGCGGCGTTAAAACCCTTATCGTTTTAGATAGGGCAATCTCAACCGGTGGCCCGGGGGGACCGGTTGCCAGTGAGGTTAAAGCAGCCCTTTACAACGAGCCGAAAAAGCCTGCAATTGTCAGTTTTGTTGGCGGCCTTGGTGGGCGTGATATCACCCGAGAAGGCTTTGAGACCATAATACTCCGCGGACAAGAAATTGCAAGGAACGGAAGTCCAAATGAATATGAAATTTTCGGCGTGAGGAAATAA
- a CDS encoding NADH-ubiquinone oxidoreductase-F iron-sulfur binding region domain-containing protein — MSRIVSKLTSLNELEKTRSLIVAERPKASTISVCCGTGCQAFGGQKVAKAFRDAIESHGLKDRAIVKTTGCHGFCERGLLVVIRPQNILYQHVRPEDVEEIVSETIMKGKVIERLLYITYDNGNKIVAEEDVPFYKKQMRLVFGANGYIDPTEIDDYIAIGGYSALAKVLSSMNPEQVIEEIAAAGLRGRGGGGFLTATKWKSTKEAHGEPKYVICNCDEGDPGAFMDRSLMEGNPHNILEGMIIGAYAAGSSIGFIYIRNEYPLAVKNAEIAIRQAEEYGLLGDNILGSGFSFKVSINRGGGAFVCGESTALMASIEGKVGEPRAKYVHTSEKGLYDCPTVLNNVETWANVPLIINRGSAWYSSIGTENSKGTKIFSLVGKINNTGLVEVPMGISLREIIYEIGGGIPDNKKFKAVLTGGPSGGCIPESLLDLPVDFDELTRVGSMMGSGAMIVMDEDNCMVDIARYFLKFLEEESCGKCVPCREGLDRMRQILDDISEGEGKESHLALLEEMSAAIQNGSLCGLGQTAPNPVLTTLKYFREEYLAHIVDKTCPAGVCKSLVSYNIVDENCTACRLCVKACPAEAIEFIGKKIPVVLHQDKCTKCGACMKACKFNAVEIR; from the coding sequence ATGAGTAGAATAGTCAGTAAGTTAACCTCACTAAATGAACTTGAAAAAACGCGATCGCTTATTGTTGCTGAACGTCCAAAGGCATCTACTATTTCCGTATGCTGTGGTACCGGTTGCCAGGCTTTTGGTGGGCAAAAAGTAGCAAAAGCCTTTAGGGATGCGATTGAATCGCACGGCCTGAAAGATCGTGCGATTGTTAAAACGACTGGTTGCCATGGTTTCTGCGAAAGAGGGCTGTTAGTTGTAATCAGGCCTCAAAACATCCTGTACCAGCATGTCCGGCCTGAGGATGTAGAAGAAATCGTCAGTGAAACTATCATGAAAGGCAAGGTGATCGAAAGATTACTTTACATAACTTATGACAACGGTAATAAAATCGTTGCTGAAGAAGACGTGCCTTTCTACAAAAAGCAAATGAGGTTGGTATTTGGAGCCAACGGATACATAGATCCAACCGAAATCGATGATTACATTGCCATAGGCGGTTATTCCGCTCTTGCCAAAGTTCTTTCTTCAATGAATCCCGAGCAGGTGATAGAAGAAATAGCAGCTGCCGGTCTTCGCGGTAGGGGAGGGGGCGGTTTCTTAACAGCTACCAAGTGGAAAAGCACGAAAGAAGCCCACGGCGAACCTAAATATGTTATCTGTAACTGTGATGAAGGCGACCCTGGAGCTTTTATGGACAGAAGCCTGATGGAAGGTAATCCACATAATATCCTGGAGGGTATGATAATCGGTGCTTACGCTGCCGGTTCCAGCATCGGTTTTATATATATACGTAATGAATATCCCCTGGCAGTTAAAAACGCTGAGATCGCCATTCGCCAGGCAGAAGAATACGGTTTACTGGGAGATAATATTCTTGGTTCAGGCTTCAGTTTTAAGGTAAGCATTAACCGTGGAGGAGGTGCTTTTGTCTGCGGTGAATCAACCGCCCTCATGGCATCCATTGAGGGCAAGGTCGGAGAACCGCGCGCCAAATATGTACACACGTCTGAAAAGGGGTTGTATGATTGCCCAACAGTCCTTAACAACGTCGAGACCTGGGCTAACGTTCCGCTGATAATCAATCGCGGTTCCGCATGGTACTCTTCGATTGGTACTGAAAACAGCAAGGGTACCAAGATCTTCTCCCTGGTTGGCAAAATAAATAATACCGGCCTCGTTGAGGTTCCTATGGGTATTTCGCTCAGAGAAATTATATATGAGATTGGCGGAGGAATACCGGATAATAAAAAGTTTAAAGCAGTTCTCACCGGAGGCCCGTCAGGGGGCTGTATACCGGAGAGCCTGCTCGATCTGCCAGTTGACTTTGATGAGCTTACCAGAGTGGGCTCGATGATGGGATCAGGCGCCATGATCGTCATGGATGAAGACAACTGCATGGTAGACATTGCCCGTTATTTTCTCAAGTTTCTTGAAGAAGAATCCTGCGGCAAATGTGTTCCCTGCAGAGAAGGTCTGGACCGGATGAGGCAAATATTGGATGACATTAGTGAAGGAGAAGGCAAAGAATCGCACCTCGCACTGCTCGAAGAGATGTCAGCGGCAATCCAGAATGGCTCATTATGTGGGCTGGGGCAAACAGCGCCCAACCCGGTTTTGACCACTCTTAAGTATTTTCGTGAAGAATATCTTGCGCATATCGTCGATAAAACATGCCCTGCGGGCGTCTGCAAATCACTTGTCAGCTATAACATTGTGGATGAAAACTGTACGGCTTGCAGGTTGTGCGTGAAGGCATGTCCGGCTGAAGCTATTGAATTTATCGGCAAAAAGATTCCGGTCGTTCTTCATCAAGACAAATGCACGAAATGCGGCGCATGCATGAAAGCATGCAAGTTCAATGCAGTAGAAATAAGATAG
- a CDS encoding cation:proton antiporter subunit C — protein MGDIAFHYSYIMIIILLVIGLYGMLGKRNLIKKIIGLNIFQTAIFLFFIEGGLKDGGTVPVIDPALGTEAAIYFNPLPHVMILTAIVVSVATTGVAMALLLTIYRNYTSLEEDIILERMGK, from the coding sequence ATGGGAGATATTGCGTTTCACTATAGTTATATTATGATTATCATTCTTCTGGTTATCGGACTATATGGTATGCTCGGAAAACGCAACCTTATAAAAAAGATAATCGGACTTAACATTTTTCAAACAGCTATATTCCTTTTCTTTATAGAAGGCGGTCTTAAAGACGGAGGTACAGTTCCAGTGATCGATCCGGCATTGGGCACTGAAGCCGCCATCTATTTCAACCCTCTGCCTCATGTAATGATTCTGACTGCAATTGTTGTTTCTGTTGCAACTACAGGAGTTGCGATGGCTTTATTACTGACGATTTATCGAAATTACACGAGTCTTGAAGAAGACATCATTTTGGAGCGTATGGGAAAGTGA
- a CDS encoding DNA polymerase ligase N-terminal domain-containing protein yields the protein MKLDKYKSKRDFSKTREPDGSGTKESPQQFQFVIQKHDASHLHYDFRLEIDGVLKSWAVPKGVPLESNIKRLAVQTEDHPLDYINFEGEIPKGQYGAGTVHIVDSGNFTLHSHDLKKIEFELAGSTYFGKYVLIHTSENNWLMFRKKEA from the coding sequence ATGAAACTTGACAAGTACAAATCAAAACGAGACTTCTCAAAAACTCGTGAACCTGACGGCTCCGGAACAAAAGAGAGCCCTCAGCAGTTCCAATTTGTCATTCAAAAACATGATGCCAGCCACCTCCATTATGATTTCAGGCTTGAAATAGATGGAGTGCTTAAAAGTTGGGCAGTTCCTAAAGGGGTTCCCCTGGAGAGCAATATCAAAAGACTGGCAGTTCAGACAGAAGACCATCCTTTAGACTACATAAATTTTGAAGGCGAAATCCCCAAAGGTCAATATGGTGCCGGCACTGTCCATATTGTTGACAGTGGTAATTTCACTCTGCATAGCCATGATTTAAAAAAGATCGAATTTGAACTTGCCGGCAGCACGTATTTCGGAAAATATGTTCTGATTCATACTAGCGAGAATAATTGGTTAATGTTTAGAAAAAAAGAAGCATAA
- a CDS encoding 2Fe-2S iron-sulfur cluster-binding protein, whose protein sequence is MVTLKIDGREIQAESGKTVLEAAQDNNIYIPTLCVSEAVAAYGACRLCMVEITTGKRKRLVASCLYEVSNGLVVETQTERVLNIRRLVMELLLARCPNSPEVIEMARSVGIEASRFQAEEENNFCVLCALCTRVCREVVGKSAISLVSRGTERKVALPFCDDADACIACGSCAQICPTDAITMEDQGDKRIITWPSSSHEFKMKKCESCGNYFAPEKQVSFMMKKSGLEAEKFNLCMTCRP, encoded by the coding sequence ATGGTAACGCTTAAAATTGACGGAAGAGAAATTCAAGCGGAATCGGGTAAAACAGTTCTCGAAGCTGCTCAGGATAACAATATATATATACCGACTTTATGTGTCAGTGAGGCAGTAGCCGCGTATGGAGCATGTCGTCTTTGTATGGTTGAAATTACTACTGGTAAACGCAAAAGACTTGTTGCATCCTGCTTATATGAAGTATCCAATGGATTGGTAGTAGAAACACAAACAGAGCGGGTTTTAAACATAAGACGCCTGGTAATGGAATTACTGCTTGCCCGCTGCCCCAATTCGCCGGAAGTCATCGAAATGGCCCGGAGCGTCGGCATTGAAGCCAGCCGATTTCAGGCAGAAGAGGAAAACAATTTCTGCGTTCTATGCGCTTTATGCACTCGGGTTTGCCGTGAAGTTGTCGGCAAAAGCGCAATAAGCCTCGTCAGCAGAGGAACAGAGCGTAAAGTAGCACTACCGTTTTGTGATGATGCTGATGCGTGTATCGCCTGCGGATCTTGCGCTCAGATTTGTCCTACCGACGCAATTACGATGGAAGATCAGGGAGACAAACGAATCATTACCTGGCCGAGTTCAAGTCATGAATTTAAAATGAAAAAGTGCGAATCCTGTGGAAACTATTTCGCACCGGAAAAGCAAGTTTCTTTTATGATGAAAAAAAGCGGTCTGGAGGCAGAGAAGTTCAATCTGTGCATGACTTGTCGCCCCTAA
- a CDS encoding DUF4040 domain-containing protein gives MLGNFDFWLLAFLIGMALVALNMRDLIGAVLVLSAYSLCMALLFALLGAVDVALVEATLGGGITSVILIAAVLHMKRRSKD, from the coding sequence ATGCTAGGCAATTTTGATTTTTGGTTATTGGCTTTTCTGATTGGGATGGCTCTTGTTGCCCTCAATATGAGAGATTTGATAGGGGCGGTACTGGTGCTATCTGCTTATAGCTTATGCATGGCTTTACTGTTTGCACTTTTAGGAGCGGTTGATGTCGCGCTGGTGGAAGCCACCCTGGGTGGAGGCATCACCAGCGTTATCTTGATTGCTGCTGTACTCCACATGAAAAGGAGGTCAAAGGATTGA
- a CDS encoding monovalent cation/H+ antiporter complex subunit F, which produces MVRGPNVFDRALAVSVIGNNTVLLIVLVGFIFERIDMFFDIAVAYALLNFMLSIALGKYFERWGKRSR; this is translated from the coding sequence GTGGTAAGAGGACCAAATGTATTTGACCGTGCATTGGCGGTTAGTGTGATTGGCAATAATACAGTTTTACTGATTGTTCTAGTCGGCTTCATATTCGAGCGAATTGATATGTTTTTTGATATCGCAGTGGCTTATGCACTGTTGAACTTTATGCTATCTATTGCGCTTGGTAAATACTTTGAACGTTGGGGCAAACGATCACGATGA
- the mnhG gene encoding monovalent cation/H(+) antiporter subunit G, translating into MNILAAVLIAAGLFFLSISCFGLIRLPDFYARNHAAGKSGTLAAMLILVGLAIYNGFDITILRLFIILLFLGVSSPTATHAIARAAYKLGLEPWTLKNRNPEFSHDGGTPQDESSSSNEALH; encoded by the coding sequence ATGAATATCCTGGCTGCGGTTTTGATTGCTGCAGGGCTGTTCTTTTTGAGTATCAGCTGCTTCGGGTTAATCCGGCTGCCTGATTTTTATGCACGCAACCATGCAGCAGGCAAATCGGGAACCCTGGCAGCAATGTTGATACTTGTGGGACTGGCAATTTACAACGGTTTTGATATTACTATATTGCGCCTGTTTATTATCCTGTTGTTTTTGGGTGTTTCCAGCCCTACTGCCACCCACGCCATTGCCCGAGCAGCTTATAAACTGGGGCTCGAACCGTGGACCCTGAAAAATCGCAATCCCGAATTCAGCCACGATGGGGGCACTCCGCAAGATGAGAGCAGTAGTTCAAACGAGGCACTACACTAA
- a CDS encoding MnhB domain-containing protein: protein MIERYDSIIVDITCRIMVPFIQLFGMYVIFHGHYSPGGGFQGGVLLASSMILHRLSLGYKESYLKLPPARASVLGTGGMFLFILTALTPIFFGGVFLDYGFLPIPGLEPAELRYYGILIAEIWIGIAVFGCLVVIFDRLTERRLD from the coding sequence GTGATTGAGCGCTATGACAGCATCATTGTCGACATTACCTGCCGCATAATGGTTCCTTTTATTCAACTTTTTGGCATGTACGTTATTTTTCACGGGCATTATAGCCCAGGTGGAGGGTTCCAGGGTGGAGTGTTACTGGCTTCCAGTATGATCCTTCATCGTTTAAGCCTGGGTTATAAAGAGTCCTATTTAAAGTTGCCCCCGGCTAGAGCGTCCGTCCTGGGAACCGGTGGCATGTTTCTTTTTATCTTGACAGCCCTCACCCCGATTTTTTTTGGTGGAGTATTTTTAGATTATGGTTTTTTGCCTATACCAGGATTGGAACCTGCAGAACTTAGATATTACGGCATTCTTATTGCTGAAATTTGGATTGGTATAGCTGTATTTGGCTGCCTGGTAGTAATTTTTGACCGGCTGACAGAAAGAAGATTGGATTAG
- the porB gene encoding pyruvate synthase subunit PorB: MIGQSVYVPRLLPEIESLAPGHRACIGCGEVLAIRQAFKAIGRNAIVVNATGCMEIIASQLPYTSWRLPWIHTLFENTAAVASGVEAGLKVMARKGRYNHQNTKVVAIAGDGATVDIGLQALSGALERGHDFVYICLDNEGYMNTGIQRSSATPYGATTTTSPAGKKSIGQFSWKKDLPGIAVAHRIPYVATACPSYPVDLIEKVKKAVATKGPSYIHIFSGCPTGWGCATNLTIKLGRLAVETGVFPLYEVENGKYTITYKPEKLRPLTDYMKPQRRFRHLTEDTIKLIEKRVAEEYYKLLEKDECQK; this comes from the coding sequence ATGATAGGTCAAAGTGTATATGTCCCACGGTTGCTACCAGAAATTGAAAGCCTTGCCCCAGGTCACCGGGCTTGCATCGGTTGCGGTGAAGTGCTGGCCATCCGGCAGGCTTTTAAAGCTATCGGACGTAACGCAATAGTAGTTAATGCCACCGGCTGCATGGAGATTATCGCCAGCCAGCTACCATATACTTCATGGCGGTTACCATGGATACACACACTATTTGAGAATACAGCTGCAGTTGCATCAGGAGTAGAGGCTGGATTAAAAGTAATGGCACGCAAAGGCCGTTACAATCACCAGAATACTAAAGTAGTAGCCATAGCCGGTGACGGTGCAACCGTTGATATTGGGCTTCAAGCTTTATCCGGAGCCCTGGAAAGAGGTCATGACTTTGTTTATATCTGCCTGGACAATGAAGGGTATATGAATACTGGTATCCAGCGCTCTTCTGCCACGCCCTACGGAGCCACTACCACCACTTCTCCTGCTGGTAAAAAAAGCATTGGTCAATTCAGCTGGAAGAAAGACCTTCCAGGAATAGCAGTTGCCCATCGTATTCCTTACGTAGCTACTGCCTGCCCCAGTTATCCGGTTGACCTGATTGAAAAAGTGAAGAAAGCAGTTGCCACAAAAGGGCCGTCTTACATCCATATCTTTTCGGGGTGCCCCACAGGATGGGGATGCGCTACCAATTTAACCATCAAGCTTGGACGACTGGCAGTAGAAACAGGCGTGTTTCCTTTATATGAAGTTGAGAACGGCAAATATACCATTACCTACAAACCAGAAAAGCTGCGCCCGCTCACCGATTACATGAAACCACAGCGGCGTTTCCGTCACTTGACCGAAGATACCATCAAACTGATCGAAAAGCGAGTCGCTGAGGAATATTACAAACTCTTGGAGAAAGACGAATGTCAGAAGTAA